From the Acidilutibacter cellobiosedens genome, one window contains:
- the amrA gene encoding AmmeMemoRadiSam system protein A: MGRILGFYLFPHPPVVIEEIGGEERLKAQQTITGVEKLSEDIEKKKPQTIIIITPHGPMFSNAVSISTEKNLKGDLKKFGNNNLEFNFENNLDLVDKIVGKAQKEGIPTAKIDERFGSLYNVDPNIDHGTLIPLYFVNKKYSDYKLVHITYGLISPLKLYKFGILIKEAVLESNEDIVFIASGDLSHRLSDEGPYNYAPEGKIFDREIVEFLKEGNFEDIASYDLNFGEKAGECALRSLIVLSGFLDGLKLKTEVVSYEGPFGVGYCTMKGSVEGEKGEGSTYEKILKKQQDRIEDIRAKEDSYVKLARQSLEYYVSTGETMKIPKDLSKELLNERAGVFVTIKKDNLLRGCIGTIDPEESSIAGEIIRNAVSAGTKDPRFNPVRKDELKDIVYSVDVLGKAEIIKSIDELDIKEYGVIVSKGFKMGLLLPDIEGVDTPEDQVNIAMQKAGIKDIKGCTLERFQVVRHF; this comes from the coding sequence AGGAGAGGAGAGACTTAAAGCTCAACAAACCATAACGGGGGTCGAGAAGCTGTCGGAGGATATTGAAAAGAAAAAACCTCAGACTATTATTATAATAACACCTCACGGTCCCATGTTTTCTAACGCAGTTTCTATTTCAACAGAAAAGAACCTTAAAGGGGATCTGAAAAAATTCGGAAATAATAATCTGGAATTTAACTTTGAAAATAATCTGGATTTAGTTGACAAAATAGTGGGAAAAGCTCAAAAGGAAGGAATACCCACGGCTAAAATAGATGAAAGGTTTGGATCCCTTTATAACGTAGATCCAAATATTGACCATGGTACATTAATCCCGTTATACTTTGTTAATAAAAAATATTCGGACTATAAGCTGGTCCATATAACATATGGGCTTATTTCTCCTTTAAAATTATATAAATTCGGAATTCTTATTAAAGAAGCAGTATTGGAATCCAATGAAGATATAGTGTTTATAGCAAGTGGGGATCTATCTCACAGGCTTTCCGACGAAGGACCATATAACTATGCCCCTGAAGGGAAGATATTTGACAGAGAAATAGTTGAATTTTTGAAAGAAGGTAATTTTGAAGATATTGCTTCCTATGATTTAAATTTCGGAGAAAAAGCGGGAGAATGTGCATTAAGAAGTTTAATTGTTCTGTCAGGATTTTTGGACGGTTTAAAATTAAAGACAGAAGTTGTATCCTATGAAGGGCCTTTCGGAGTGGGATACTGTACTATGAAAGGGTCCGTGGAAGGGGAGAAAGGCGAAGGCTCCACATATGAAAAGATATTGAAAAAACAACAGGATAGAATTGAAGATATAAGAGCAAAGGAAGACTCTTATGTAAAACTTGCAAGGCAGAGTTTGGAATATTACGTATCAACGGGAGAGACCATGAAAATTCCGAAGGATCTTTCAAAAGAATTATTGAATGAAAGAGCAGGAGTATTTGTAACGATTAAAAAGGATAATCTTCTCAGAGGATGCATAGGGACCATAGATCCGGAAGAAAGTTCAATAGCGGGAGAAATAATAAGGAATGCTGTAAGTGCGGGAACAAAAGATCCCAGATTTAATCCTGTTCGTAAAGATGAATTAAAGGATATTGTATATTCGGTAGATGTTCTCGGGAAAGCAGAGATTATAAAATCGATTGATGAACTGGATATAAAAGAATACGGAGTAATAGTATCCAAAGGGTTTAAAATGGGATTGCTGCTGCCCGATATTGAAGGAGTGGATACTCCGGAAGATCAAGTTAATATTGCTATGCAAAAAGCCGGCATAAAAGATATCAAAGGCTGTACTCTTGA